Proteins encoded together in one Pseudomonas sp. ADAK13 window:
- a CDS encoding aldehyde dehydrogenase family protein, which translates to MSDVALLPEVHAFLGRNHALFIDGGYVQSHSSQTLEVTNPANGEVIAHVADADLADIDAAVESARRGFRQWSQTAPATRGNVLLKLAELLEQHREELAQIETCQSGKIIQISRAFEVDQAAHFLRYYAGWATKISGQTITPSLPSFAGERYTAFTLREPVGVVVGIVPWNFSTMIAIWKLASALVTGCSIIIKPSEFTPLTILRIAELAVDAGLPAGVLNVLTGGGHVGQGLVEHPGTDKVSFTGSVPTGIAVGRSAMGAGLTRATLELGGKNSAGFLRDVDLDKAVNGIIEAGFLHSGQICAAAERFFAHRSQIEPIMEKLAQRLSRLNIGSPLDERTEFGPVTNRQHQKKLEWFFAKARAENNTIVHGGKLIEGPGCYVEPTVILANTINDTLLNEETFGPIATFFPYDTEEELLELMNNTPYGLSASLWTNDLSKALRMVPAINAGTVWVNMHTMLDPAVPFGGNKSSGVGREFGGAFIEDYTELKSVMIRY; encoded by the coding sequence ATGAGCGATGTTGCGCTGCTGCCTGAAGTCCACGCCTTCCTTGGTCGAAACCATGCCTTGTTCATCGACGGCGGTTACGTCCAGAGCCATTCCAGCCAGACCCTGGAGGTGACCAACCCGGCCAACGGCGAAGTGATCGCCCACGTGGCCGACGCCGACCTTGCGGATATCGACGCGGCGGTGGAATCCGCCCGGCGCGGCTTCCGGCAATGGTCCCAAACCGCACCGGCGACACGCGGCAATGTGCTGCTGAAACTCGCCGAGCTGCTGGAGCAACATCGCGAAGAACTGGCGCAGATCGAAACCTGCCAGTCGGGCAAGATCATCCAGATTTCACGGGCCTTTGAAGTGGACCAGGCCGCGCACTTCCTGCGGTACTACGCCGGCTGGGCCACCAAGATCAGCGGCCAGACCATCACCCCGTCACTGCCCTCCTTCGCCGGCGAACGCTACACCGCGTTCACCCTGCGCGAACCGGTGGGCGTGGTGGTGGGCATCGTGCCGTGGAATTTCTCGACCATGATCGCCATCTGGAAACTCGCCTCGGCGCTGGTGACCGGTTGCAGCATCATCATCAAGCCCAGCGAATTCACCCCGCTGACCATCCTGCGCATCGCCGAACTGGCCGTCGACGCCGGCCTGCCGGCGGGCGTGCTGAACGTGTTGACCGGTGGCGGGCACGTGGGCCAGGGCCTGGTGGAGCATCCGGGCACCGACAAGGTCTCGTTTACCGGCTCGGTGCCCACCGGCATCGCCGTGGGCCGTAGCGCCATGGGCGCCGGGCTGACCCGGGCAACCCTGGAGCTGGGCGGCAAAAATTCCGCCGGATTCCTGCGGGATGTGGACCTCGACAAGGCGGTCAACGGCATCATCGAAGCCGGTTTCCTGCACTCCGGGCAAATCTGCGCGGCGGCCGAACGCTTCTTCGCCCACCGCTCGCAGATCGAGCCGATCATGGAGAAATTGGCGCAACGCCTGAGCCGGTTGAACATCGGCTCGCCACTGGACGAACGCACCGAATTCGGCCCGGTGACCAACCGCCAGCACCAAAAGAAACTCGAATGGTTTTTCGCCAAGGCCCGCGCCGAGAACAATACGATTGTCCACGGCGGCAAGCTGATCGAGGGCCCGGGCTGCTATGTGGAGCCCACCGTGATTCTCGCCAACACGATCAACGACACCCTGCTCAACGAAGAAACCTTCGGCCCGATCGCCACGTTCTTCCCCTACGACACCGAGGAAGAACTGCTGGAACTGATGAACAACACGCCCTACGGCCTGAGCGCCAGCCTCTGGACCAACGACTTGAGCAAGGCCCTGCGCATGGTGCCGGCGATCAACGCGGGCACGGTATGGGTGAACATGCACACGATGCTCGACCCGGCGGTGCCGTTTGGCGGCAACAAGTCTTCGGGGGTGGGGCGTGAGTTTGGCGGGGCCTTTATCGAGGACTACACCGAGCTCAAGTCGGTGATGATTCGCTACTGA